From Flavobacterium arcticum, the proteins below share one genomic window:
- a CDS encoding N-6 DNA methylase translates to MELEIQITGNKIYAPLLGKELILTPEERIRQKYICRLVNHYGYSLDQMQQEVTLTGSKRGTGRASADIVIWRSKEDRLKNINPIIVVECKADYITISTEDYYQGQNYARFANAPFFVTTNEKETKVFKVNLEITPKTLSDEILDIPNATEANSNNEVLKLLAKTKAFERDEFSKLLFQCHNVIRNNDKLSPEAAFDEISKILFMKIRYERNPDEDNIFTLNQFEKQERNYEKNIRPVNVKRNGPKDDIPYMDYWFELTKDEFEDDELFDKNDKIRIKQGSFKEIVKKLQKYNLSTTSDDVKGIAFEEFLGGTFRGELGQFFTPRTVVDFIIEVLDPQEDEVICDPCCGSGGFLIKAFEHVRDKIEQEIKIEKDKVNAAFDEIAEATKDVEALNEVSNEIIHKLSYETQIRKREEQDRARRTDMYISRLEKLSSTCIFGTDANPRMARTAKMNMIMHGDGHGGVHHRDGLLNINGIFENRFDVILTNPPFGSRVEKSSIITKADQITDENRIARYKKMYGDSTYTKAMQQINNNIDEPLLNTLHIGKKGMSGLTEVLFIERCINLLKPGGRLGIVLPEGVLNTQNLAKVREYFESTAKIILITSIPQDVFMKSGATVKSSLVFLKKFTDEENRLWKNYTTQATKDVKAKHAPELNSIKEKLMLKGAEALNTTTKKELRQQKKKIEEQIEVEIRAIVKEKFDYEIPIATVEKAGISSTGSIIENELIDIEKEYTPYRIKNELWKEQKPNFKYVWSSKTGKVERVKNSAEIQIIEW, encoded by the coding sequence ATGGAGTTAGAAATACAAATTACGGGAAACAAAATATATGCTCCCCTTTTAGGCAAAGAGTTAATACTAACCCCCGAAGAACGTATTAGGCAAAAATATATTTGTAGGTTAGTAAACCACTACGGTTACTCTTTAGACCAAATGCAACAAGAAGTTACATTAACGGGTTCTAAAAGAGGTACAGGGCGTGCCAGTGCCGATATTGTTATATGGCGAAGTAAAGAGGATCGATTAAAAAACATTAACCCCATTATTGTAGTAGAATGTAAAGCCGATTATATAACCATATCAACTGAAGACTATTATCAGGGACAAAATTATGCCCGATTTGCCAACGCTCCTTTTTTTGTTACTACTAATGAAAAAGAAACTAAAGTATTTAAGGTAAACTTAGAAATCACTCCTAAAACGTTGAGTGACGAAATTTTAGATATACCTAATGCTACAGAAGCTAACAGTAATAACGAAGTCCTTAAACTATTAGCAAAAACAAAGGCTTTTGAAAGAGATGAGTTTTCTAAACTACTTTTTCAGTGTCATAATGTTATTAGAAATAACGATAAATTATCTCCAGAGGCTGCATTTGATGAAATAAGCAAAATATTGTTTATGAAAATAAGGTACGAACGTAACCCTGATGAAGATAATATTTTTACCCTTAATCAATTTGAAAAGCAAGAGCGTAACTACGAAAAAAACATACGCCCTGTTAATGTAAAAAGGAATGGTCCTAAAGACGATATTCCTTATATGGATTATTGGTTTGAGTTAACCAAAGACGAATTTGAAGATGATGAGCTATTTGATAAAAATGATAAAATAAGGATTAAACAAGGCTCATTTAAAGAAATTGTAAAAAAGCTACAGAAGTATAACCTTTCTACTACTTCAGACGATGTTAAAGGTATAGCATTTGAGGAGTTTTTGGGAGGAACTTTTAGAGGCGAGCTCGGTCAGTTTTTTACCCCGAGAACGGTAGTTGATTTTATTATAGAGGTTTTAGACCCGCAAGAAGATGAAGTAATATGCGACCCATGTTGTGGGTCGGGTGGTTTTCTTATTAAAGCCTTTGAACACGTAAGAGATAAAATTGAGCAAGAAATAAAAATTGAAAAAGATAAGGTAAACGCAGCTTTTGATGAAATAGCAGAAGCCACAAAAGATGTTGAGGCACTAAATGAAGTTTCTAACGAGATTATACATAAACTAAGCTATGAAACCCAAATAAGAAAACGAGAAGAACAAGATAGGGCAAGGAGAACCGATATGTATATTTCAAGGTTAGAAAAGCTTTCATCTACCTGTATTTTTGGCACAGATGCTAACCCCCGCATGGCACGTACTGCAAAAATGAACATGATAATGCATGGCGATGGTCATGGTGGTGTACATCATAGAGATGGCTTGCTGAACATTAATGGTATTTTCGAAAATCGGTTTGATGTTATTTTAACCAACCCTCCTTTTGGTTCGAGGGTAGAAAAGTCTTCGATAATTACCAAAGCCGATCAAATTACAGATGAAAACCGTATAGCTCGTTACAAAAAAATGTATGGCGATAGCACTTATACTAAAGCTATGCAACAAATTAACAATAACATAGACGAACCGTTACTTAACACCTTACACATAGGTAAAAAAGGCATGAGTGGGCTTACAGAGGTATTGTTTATAGAGCGTTGCATTAACCTATTAAAACCAGGAGGGCGTTTAGGTATCGTACTCCCAGAAGGAGTTTTAAATACTCAAAACCTAGCTAAGGTGCGAGAATACTTTGAAAGTACAGCAAAAATTATACTCATAACCTCTATACCACAAGATGTATTTATGAAAAGTGGTGCTACAGTAAAATCGAGCTTAGTATTTTTAAAGAAATTTACTGATGAAGAAAATAGGCTATGGAAAAACTATACTACCCAAGCTACTAAAGATGTAAAGGCAAAACATGCACCTGAGTTAAATAGTATTAAAGAAAAACTTATGCTAAAAGGAGCTGAAGCCCTAAATACAACTACTAAAAAAGAACTACGCCAGCAAAAAAAGAAAATTGAAGAGCAGATAGAAGTTGAAATAAGGGCAATAGTAAAAGAAAAATTTGACTATGAAATTCCTATTGCAACAGTAGAAAAAGCAGGTATTAGCAGTACAGGTAGTATAATAGAAAATGAGCTGATAGATATAGAAAAAGAGTATACCCCTTACCGTATTAAAAATGAGTTATGGAAAGAACAAAAACCAAACTTTAAATATGTATGGAGTAGTAAAACAGGTAAAGTAGAGCGTGTTAAAAACAGTGCCGAAATTCAAATTATAGAATGGTAA
- a CDS encoding helix-turn-helix transcriptional regulator, with protein MSNKIGLNINNLCKQNFLSKKEFADLFGVSLSTINTYTGGRSNPPIDLIQKICSHFELSIDDFINSDLSQSANNNKEALQQNIATETINNNKNAIIASQRETIETQKELIASLRSQLSQAS; from the coding sequence ATGAGCAATAAAATAGGTCTGAATATCAATAACTTATGCAAACAAAATTTTTTATCAAAAAAAGAATTTGCAGACCTTTTTGGCGTTAGTCTATCTACAATTAATACATATACAGGGGGCAGAAGTAACCCACCAATAGACTTAATACAGAAGATATGTAGTCACTTTGAACTGTCAATTGATGATTTTATTAATTCAGATCTTTCACAGTCAGCAAACAATAATAAAGAAGCATTGCAACAAAACATTGCAACAGAAACAATAAATAACAATAAAAATGCAATAATTGCTTCACAGCGCGAAACTATCGAAACCCAAAAGGAACTGATAGCAAGCCTGCGCAGCCAACTTAGTCAGGCATCATAA